The window TGCTTTTCCTTGGGGTACCCTCGCGCTCTGACGAGGCAAACCCACGCGTACGCGTAGGTCACCGCGATGGTGGAGCAGTGGAAGGAGTACTTGGACTTGGAGGAGGCCATCTCCTTTAGCCTCCGGAGCTGGTCTGCGTTAATGGTAAAGTTGCCGAGGATCGCGCCCGGCGGAGCCAAATTCATCATTATTGACTCGGTCGACTGCGCATCGACGGCAAAGTTGCTGCAGAACCTGGAGTACACATCGCTCGGATTCGGAATCATGGTCCGGTCGAAGAAGGGCAGCGCCGGCGCCGCCTTGCCTGACCCTGCTGCGGTTCGAGAAGCCCAGGAGGAGATGAATCTGGTGGAGCTGGAGCCGTCACACGCCGAGTGGTGGACGGTCACGGCCACAGCCACGCCTCTGTTGGGAAACAGAGTTACCTGCACGGCCGTCACCGGCCTCCGGCCATTGTCTGGGTCAGCTAGTTGGGGGATCAAGTGAAATAACCTGGCGTACTCGCATCCGGGGCGTCCGGAGAGGTCGTCGAAGTCCCCATCGTGCTCGACGACGGTGAAGGAAACAGAGTCGCCCTCGACGTAGTGTAGCTCGTACTTGTCGTGGCTACCCGGGCGGAGGCGGATCTTGCCGGAGAGTGGGTAAAAGTCCCGGAGAGTGAGGGAGAGGGCGGATTTGAGTGTGGGGAGGAGGGAGTCGAGGAAGTGGCCGGGGGAGTGAGGGAAAGGGTAGAAGAAAAGGCGCTGAACGGGTGCAGCGTAGAGCCATACTATGTCAAAGATGGTGAAAGGGAGAGAGGATTCCGGCACCGACCCCGGTGGAGGAGCGACTTCAGAGCTTTCGAGGACCGTAACTTTGGCAGCCGGCGGCGACATCTTGGAGAAAGAGTTGCAGTTTTGAGTGGCAATGGGAAGTTATTTGATGGTTCTATAGGCTAATGCATAGATAACTTGGTCACAAATGCAAACTCTGCTAGACGGGGAGGCAACAAATTTACAATTTGTAGGTTGTCATTGGGTACTAGAGCAGTGGTTGGTAATATACTTGGTAAAAATTAAGAAGTCTGATAGATACAGTGCATATTATTATTGGTAGACACTTAAGCCAGAGAGACCGACTCTCCATTTTACCATTAGCTAAGAATGTTGATGTGGAAGTAAAATCATAACAgtattttttttcccttcaatAGAATAGTCATATATTTATTATTCATTGATATCACCTCATTACACAATACtttgttttaagaaattaaattacaTAATAATATAATCAGTTGGAATCGGAGTTGTCTGAGTAGCAAGATCAAGCAACTGAAGCGATAATATGAATGCTCAGCATTTACTTGACATGCTAAAATGATATCAAAAAAGACACTAAGAATGAAAGGGCTATTATATGATTAACGTATCATAAAGTACTGTTATTATTTATAAAGCAATCAACAAAGGAAGAttctttcaaattaattttatgaACTTCTTGAGTGCTTTATCTTCATATTTCTTCCCTTCCCATTTCCAAGAATAAGCAATTATCAACCATCATCATTCCGGAGGAGAGCTGTTTTTCTCACCCCGCTGATACACTCCTCTCCCTGGATTCatcataaaatataattatatttacACTTATACCCTTTTTCTTATTCCTCATTAACGTTTTTTTATTtacgttttttttaaattttttttagttttgtttttcaaactaatttttttatcagttttattttttgaatatttttttattatatatgtgtaatctttgtttattttttattatagatTTTAAgggttattatttataaaaatttagaaatataaaaatatagatgaaaataaaacttatatatatatatatataacaattaaTAGTAAACACATTTATAActtacaaataattttttattccaaCGAACAAATAGTAAACATatttatagaaataaaaaaatacacgaaaatatataaaaatagaaattttaatgtTTCTAAATTCAATTCTGACATGTTTGATGATGTACCTATTACATGTATAAAGGGTTGGATGCAGATAATTTAAATGAAGAaatattttgacatgtgtcaagggttggaaagAAGGTATTCTAACATGTGTCATATATTAAGGGTTGGAGGATAAGTAATTTAAAGAGAGAAAgattttaacttgtgtcaagagTTGGATGAGACAATTTATAAAATGActtcatttttttcattcttaACGTAACAATCGTGTATCATTTATAGCCTCaattaaaagaataattaattttaaaattttaatttaatttatcatatccaatccttttaattaatttatcaaaTCATCCTCTATGATTTATCATTTATCCAAATTACAACTCTCTCGTTAGTATCATATTTATTGTTCACCAATTGAATTTAAGACATCTCTTCCAAAGCTTATTCGtctatatttttataaaactttcacttaaaaaattaacttatttaatttttttttgcatcTAGAATAAAGGTTTTAGAGATTTTGAATGGGAAGTAGCTTGTGTGGTTCCTCTTGCAAGCCTCAAGTGTCAATTTTTTCATGTAAGATCCCACACATTGATTATTTTGCTTCAATATATAATTGTACCTTCCTAACTACATGAAAAAGATGGTGCATGCACGACCCTACACAATTACTATTTTGCTCCAATAATTGTACCTTCCTAACCACTCGGAAAAGATGTAATTAGCTCATGGTTGGTATATACTTTATCATTTCAAGTTTTTATTGTTTAAATCTTTTGGCACTTTCtatgttttatgttatttttatagaGGATCTTGTCTTAAAACTATAGAGATAGTGCACTGAGAAAGGTGACTCTGTTGTTGACTTGGAGAAGACTTTGTTGGGAAGAAACAATGACACCTGTGAATATTCGAAAGAGCAAACAGAACGTTAAGATGAAAATCAGGAAGAGAGTCCTTGCCTTTGACTTTCTGACGTTCAAATCAGTATGGTGGCCGAACGAAAAATGGAGGATAAGAGCAGTAAATTGAATGAGCATAATAATGTGTATTGCATTACTGTATATTGTGTACCTTACCGGCGGAGAGCATCCTCCTTTTTATATCACCTCTCATAACTCCACAATAATGAGATGATAAGAAATATTCAATGTCAGAAGATGTCGATAATGGAATGTGTATAGTCTGAAATTTATACAGTTATCCTCCGATAAATCTTCTGTTTTTCGTATATGAACAGTCTCGTGTAACCTCCTCAATAATGATAGAAGTTATATAGTCACCTTCATAAGAAGGTTTCATTGAGTGCACATGTTGTAActgaagaatattctctgaccaATGGTTGTTACTCTCAGACAAGCTGTTGTAATTCTCTAATAAT is drawn from Zingiber officinale cultivar Zhangliang chromosome 1B, Zo_v1.1, whole genome shotgun sequence and contains these coding sequences:
- the LOC121992822 gene encoding phenolic glucoside malonyltransferase 1-like, giving the protein MSPPAAKVTVLESSEVAPPPGSVPESSLPFTIFDIVWLYAAPVQRLFFYPFPHSPGHFLDSLLPTLKSALSLTLRDFYPLSGKIRLRPGSHDKYELHYVEGDSVSFTVVEHDGDFDDLSGRPGCEYARLFHLIPQLADPDNGRRPVTAVQVTLFPNRGVAVAVTVHHSACDGSSSTRFISSWASRTAAGSGKAAPALPFFDRTMIPNPSDVYSRFCSNFAVDAQSTESIMMNLAPPGAILGNFTINADQLRRLKEMASSKSKYSFHCSTIAVTYAYAWVCLVRARGYPKEKHLYLAFAGDCRHRLQPPLPTEYFGNCIACYFVEAKAGDLAGEDGFTTAARLVGETIERLKHDPLEGMDNWPEKYREIGMQQPFIAAGSPTFKVYDVDFGWGRPVKIEIKL